In a single window of the Niabella ginsenosidivorans genome:
- a CDS encoding WG repeat-containing protein: MKIDLILPFLLSAMMTQAQNQLNENLIPVCNPQGKWGYMNAATRKIVIAPEYDDAGLFEGGIAQVYLCNPAATQPDTRLLSGWIDTTGKVLFAPQFTEVFEKGKYGSIDGSEPIPGLKEVITQEGKTGILSLPDGQWIVPPGQYSEFYFYDRDHFLADHNIFFAGDKKYTAPGGCTITNVDREQHLFDIQKGDELHNGLCTWDGKILAPPLFLEVQYQPKARRILAIAIKNVRDLADVLTDAARSEQAAELEVALMNYEGRTITVFNADHTPVIINDSTVKYDYNGRDFYMNLYTGHKMAAPGTRYLNGCTIIQQGGLYGLKNNQGATIVPVQYASLDFFTGTQYIKAQDAQSGLYGVLDLQNRVLLPFTYTSLDYMPAQHCFLAQKGGKYGMTTISGKPVIAFKYDHYFYFTDGRAGVYTNGKSGIIDTLGRTIIPAEYNTIFNTKETDSTDAVFYTVEKENRWALFDRNGQMLIPFDYGFVSVRKEDFQLGWVQTEDTARQHNGVFNIKTGVIIPPEYDIIRIYDHFIIVAKRKDNDYFYQLLTTAGKPLTDAAYTKMEYNYGYLSCRRGKNYGVLGTGGHILVPFRYNYLWEKTPHLLQAQQEAHYFYVDIRGNEYKWER, from the coding sequence ATGAAAATAGACCTGATACTCCCATTCCTGTTATCCGCAATGATGACACAAGCCCAAAACCAGCTGAACGAAAACCTTATTCCCGTTTGCAATCCGCAGGGCAAATGGGGTTATATGAATGCAGCCACCCGGAAGATCGTGATCGCCCCTGAATACGATGATGCCGGGTTGTTTGAAGGAGGAATTGCGCAGGTGTATCTGTGTAATCCAGCAGCTACCCAACCGGACACCCGCCTGCTCTCCGGCTGGATCGATACTACAGGAAAAGTGCTTTTTGCGCCGCAGTTTACGGAAGTATTTGAAAAGGGAAAATATGGAAGTATAGATGGCAGTGAACCGATACCCGGATTAAAAGAAGTGATCACCCAAGAGGGCAAAACCGGTATTCTTTCTTTGCCGGACGGCCAATGGATCGTGCCTCCGGGGCAATACAGCGAGTTTTATTTTTATGACCGGGATCATTTCCTTGCCGACCATAACATTTTTTTTGCCGGGGATAAAAAGTATACTGCACCTGGGGGATGTACCATTACAAATGTGGATAGGGAGCAGCATCTTTTTGATATACAAAAGGGAGACGAATTGCATAACGGGCTTTGTACCTGGGATGGAAAAATACTGGCGCCGCCTCTTTTTTTAGAAGTACAATACCAGCCCAAAGCCCGGCGCATCCTGGCGATCGCTATAAAAAATGTCAGGGATCTTGCCGACGTTTTAACGGATGCTGCCCGGTCTGAACAGGCAGCGGAGCTGGAAGTGGCCTTAATGAATTATGAAGGAAGAACAATCACTGTTTTTAATGCAGACCATACACCCGTCATTATAAACGACAGCACTGTAAAGTATGATTATAACGGCCGGGATTTTTATATGAACCTCTATACCGGTCACAAAATGGCCGCTCCGGGAACCCGGTATTTAAACGGATGCACGATCATACAGCAGGGGGGATTATACGGACTGAAGAATAACCAGGGGGCAACGATTGTTCCAGTGCAATATGCAAGCCTGGATTTTTTTACAGGCACGCAGTATATAAAAGCGCAGGATGCCCAAAGCGGTTTATATGGAGTTCTTGATCTGCAGAACAGGGTGTTGCTTCCATTTACTTATACAAGCCTGGATTATATGCCGGCACAGCATTGTTTCCTGGCGCAGAAGGGGGGGAAATACGGAATGACAACGATCTCCGGCAAACCGGTAATAGCATTTAAATATGATCATTATTTTTATTTCACTGACGGCCGGGCCGGAGTTTACACCAATGGGAAAAGCGGGATAATTGATACGCTGGGAAGAACGATCATCCCTGCGGAGTATAATACCATCTTTAATACCAAAGAGACCGATTCTACTGATGCTGTTTTTTACACGGTTGAAAAAGAAAATCGCTGGGCTTTATTTGACCGGAACGGGCAAATGCTGATCCCCTTTGATTATGGCTTTGTATCTGTACGGAAAGAAGATTTTCAGCTGGGCTGGGTGCAAACAGAAGACACGGCAAGGCAGCATAACGGGGTCTTTAATATTAAAACCGGGGTAATCATTCCGCCGGAATATGATATCATCAGAATTTATGACCACTTTATTATTGTAGCCAAAAGAAAAGACAATGATTATTTTTACCAGTTACTAACAACGGCCGGCAAGCCCCTTACCGATGCTGCTTATACAAAAATGGAATACAACTACGGTTATCTTTCCTGCCGCAGAGGTAAAAACTACGGCGTGCTGGGTACCGGAGGCCATATATTGGTGCCCTTCCGGTACAATTACCTTTGGGAAAAGACGCCGCACCTGCTGCAGGCCCAACAGGAAGCGCATTATTTTTATGTGGATATCCGGGGAAATGAATATAAATGGGAACGTTAA
- a CDS encoding WG repeat-containing protein, protein MRYLFFSGLTLLFCANYCLAQEPAWLVPPGDSFNSIGRFSEGLAHVDFRDSRSVSFIDTSGRVKSWKEPFDDAGNFHNGLAWVYKKINGKTLYGFINKAGELVIPYQYDEVEDFSCNRAAVQQDGIWKYINREGKTVIGDDWVITEMPVINLQQEQEMEDVEPPAFACGRVLYRDENGHYGYRDTLGQFVIPARVDYACDFTDGVAAVADTIPAPVMEDDDTLSRLYNRLPPGPPQYRYRLIDLDGKTICRPDSNVTLDLNGNFSNGLISFLLETADSSNWGIMNTHGQVVVAPKYRNKPLPFCDGVSVVQVDGDKSKWNKDGYLITLDTLGRTIARFSLETPYGILYDSNLGFHEGLIAVKIGDLWGYINAKGRVVIRPQFQSAGDFHEGFAVVMTPQGKAGVIRNPLNIHH, encoded by the coding sequence ATGAGATATCTGTTTTTTTCTGGTTTGACGCTGTTGTTTTGTGCGAACTATTGCCTGGCGCAGGAACCGGCCTGGCTGGTGCCGCCCGGAGATTCGTTCAACAGCATCGGCCGTTTTTCTGAAGGGCTGGCCCATGTAGATTTCCGGGATAGCCGGAGTGTAAGTTTTATAGATACCTCCGGCAGGGTAAAGTCCTGGAAGGAGCCCTTTGACGATGCCGGCAATTTTCATAATGGCCTTGCATGGGTGTATAAAAAAATAAATGGCAAAACACTTTATGGCTTTATCAATAAAGCCGGGGAACTGGTGATCCCGTACCAATATGATGAAGTGGAAGATTTTTCCTGTAACCGCGCCGCCGTGCAGCAGGATGGTATTTGGAAATACATCAACAGGGAGGGCAAAACCGTAATTGGCGATGATTGGGTCATTACCGAGATGCCGGTGATCAATCTGCAGCAGGAACAGGAAATGGAGGACGTTGAACCACCGGCTTTTGCCTGCGGACGGGTACTGTACCGGGATGAGAACGGCCATTATGGTTACCGCGATACTTTGGGGCAGTTCGTCATCCCGGCCCGGGTTGACTATGCCTGTGATTTTACCGATGGCGTGGCCGCGGTGGCCGATACAATACCTGCCCCTGTGATGGAAGATGATGATACGCTGAGCCGGCTGTATAACCGTCTGCCACCCGGCCCGCCACAATACCGCTACCGGCTGATTGATCTAGACGGAAAAACCATCTGTCGGCCAGACAGCAATGTTACTTTGGATCTAAACGGGAACTTTTCTAACGGCTTAATATCGTTTCTCCTGGAAACTGCCGATAGCAGCAACTGGGGCATCATGAATACGCATGGCCAGGTGGTAGTAGCTCCTAAGTACCGCAACAAGCCGCTGCCCTTTTGCGATGGCGTATCCGTGGTGCAGGTGGATGGCGATAAAAGCAAGTGGAATAAAGACGGCTACCTGATCACCTTGGATACCCTAGGAAGAACCATCGCCAGATTTTCTTTAGAAACGCCGTATGGCATTTTATATGATTCCAACCTGGGTTTTCATGAGGGGTTGATAGCAGTGAAGATCGGTGATCTTTGGGGCTATATAAATGCAAAGGGGCGCGTAGTTATCCGCCCGCAATTCCAATCAGCCGGGGATTTTCATGAAGGGTTTGCCGTGGTGATGACCCCGCAGGGAAAAGCAGGCGTTATCCGGAATCCGTTAAACATACACCATTAG
- a CDS encoding DUF3298 and DUF4163 domain-containing protein produces MKGFYHIPQLRPIFTGIALLVVSPAVFAQDNHLSQQYYKRFTGTVAGQPVTAYIQRTGSEVTAWYAYNRHREPIGLYYTPAADADSLLFLEGDTTMETGKQFPGWKCRFENGRLTGTWTNARQTKNYPIKLKEDYSGGAYAFDVHTYNKVFDAFPGKDSTPQYEITAVYLTASGNGDAATWLNEEIKTFMGWKDGASIDAGLKAQVKEYVANYRDNMEGLKEEPYNASMNWENTQQLSVAYNGNGYVVLQDNLSEYSGGAHGNYAVDYDCFDVQQQKRMRLSDIVSADSATLRGLLEAQFREDYGLGSTDSLGKILLEDRLPPNSNFYFTDKGLGFAYSPYEVAAYAEGEITVLIPYEKLKRYLDPVFTDRMKLLTGKK; encoded by the coding sequence ATGAAAGGATTTTATCATATCCCGCAATTGCGCCCGATCTTTACCGGTATTGCCCTGTTGGTAGTAAGCCCGGCTGTTTTCGCGCAAGACAATCACCTGTCGCAGCAATATTACAAACGTTTTACCGGCACGGTTGCCGGGCAGCCGGTAACGGCGTATATACAACGCACCGGCAGCGAGGTTACGGCCTGGTATGCTTATAACCGCCACCGGGAGCCGATCGGGCTTTACTATACGCCCGCAGCTGATGCTGATAGTCTTTTATTCCTGGAAGGTGATACAACTATGGAAACGGGGAAACAGTTTCCCGGCTGGAAATGCCGTTTTGAGAACGGGCGGCTTACCGGCACCTGGACCAATGCCCGGCAAACTAAAAACTACCCCATTAAGCTGAAAGAAGATTATTCCGGTGGGGCCTACGCTTTTGACGTACACACCTACAACAAGGTGTTTGATGCCTTCCCGGGTAAGGATTCCACGCCTCAGTACGAGATCACGGCAGTCTACCTTACGGCATCCGGGAACGGTGATGCAGCCACCTGGCTCAACGAAGAAATAAAAACATTCATGGGCTGGAAAGACGGCGCATCAATTGATGCAGGGCTGAAGGCGCAGGTAAAAGAGTATGTGGCTAATTACCGGGACAATATGGAGGGATTGAAGGAAGAACCGTACAACGCCAGTATGAACTGGGAAAATACGCAACAGCTTTCGGTAGCTTATAACGGCAATGGTTATGTGGTGCTGCAGGACAACCTGAGCGAATATTCCGGCGGTGCGCATGGCAACTATGCTGTGGATTACGACTGCTTTGATGTACAGCAGCAAAAACGGATGCGGTTAAGTGATATCGTCAGCGCAGATTCCGCCACGCTGCGGGGCCTGCTGGAGGCACAGTTCCGTGAAGATTACGGTTTGGGTTCCACTGATTCACTTGGCAAGATCTTATTGGAAGACCGGCTGCCACCCAATTCCAATTTTTATTTTACAGACAAGGGGCTGGGCTTTGCTTACAGTCCGTACGAGGTGGCCGCTTATGCGGAAGGCGAGATCACGGTGCTGATCCCCTACGAAAAGCTGAAGCGCTATCTTGATCCTGTATTTACAGATCGCATGAAATTATTAACCGGTAAAAAATGA